AGCTCCAACCGCAGTGGCTCACGAACCCACCCGTCGAGCCATGGCTCAAGACCTGAGCTTGTGGCACCCATGACTGCACAACCAGACCTCTCCCTTTCGTTCTCTCCAAAAACCCATCTGGTAAGTAATCAAAAGACTCGATCTTTTGGCTCGGATCACCACCTTCTTTGAGATATGCACCGCTTGAAGATTCGTTGTTTGGCTTCCTCGCAACCCATAAGAACCGCTGGCCACTCATCTCCAACCCAAATGCCAGCTCGGTCAGCTGATCACTCGATAGGGTCCCACCGCTACCGAACGAAACGTATAGCACACTGCCACATGGCTGCTGGTCCAGCCAAGTCAAACACTCTGACCCGTCACTTGACCCAATTTGAACGATTGGTCCAACCGGAAAGATACGTGGCATTCCTTcattggcttccaaagcttttaTTGCTTCGGATTCCATGTCCAGAAAGCTATTGATGATTATACCCTCCGGCAAATATAGTCCTTTCGAGATTTTCAAAAATGACTCGTAGCTCTGGCTTTCCCGGTCCTGGAGCGGCTCTATCAGATCCTTACCATGAAGAGGTACGCAGCCGGGTAGTCTGACCAGGTCGGGTAGGTCTCTCAGGAACCGAACAGAGGCCGCTTCTTCGTCGAGCTTCGGCAAGTGGACGATCAAGGACACAGCCATGGCGTTTGTAGAGAAGAAAATAAACGACGGAACGTTTAACCCTTTGGCGACTTCCAAGGATTCGAAACCAAAGGGATCGGCAATGAAAGCTGAGAGTGGAGAAAGCTGAGACTCTAACACTGTTTGGAGAGAAGAGAGGGAGCGAGTTACGGTGAGGGTGAGTTTGAGTGCAGGACTGTAATCTTCAGGAAGGTCGTCGAAGCTGACCGGAGGAAGAAAGACAGCGTCGACGGCGGCGGGTAGGGAGTCGAGGATGGCCGTCTTGGCCGGAGATGGGGCGTTGCAATCGTCGGTGGTGGTGAGAAGGAGACATGTAACGTGGAAGTTGTGGAGAGAA
The Humulus lupulus chromosome 6, drHumLupu1.1, whole genome shotgun sequence DNA segment above includes these coding regions:
- the LOC133781492 gene encoding hydroquinone glucosyltransferase-like, coding for MDHKTHIVIFPSPGISHLIPFIELAKRLVSLHNFHVTCLLLTTTDDCNAPSPAKTAILDSLPAAVDAVFLPPVSFDDLPEDYSPALKLTLTVTRSLSSLQTVLESQLSPLSAFIADPFGFESLEVAKGLNVPSFIFFSTNAMAVSLIVHLPKLDEEAASVRFLRDLPDLVRLPGCVPLHGKDLIEPLQDRESQSYESFLKISKGLYLPEGIIINSFLDMESEAIKALEANEGMPRIFPVGPIVQIGSSDGSECLTWLDQQPCGSVLYVSFGSGGTLSSDQLTELAFGLEMSGQRFLWVARKPNNESSSGAYLKEGGDPSQKIESFDYLPDGFLERTKGRGLVVQSWVPQAQVLSHGSTGGFVSHCGWSSVLESVVNGVPLIAWPLYAEQKMNAVMLVDGLQVALRPRAGENGVVGRDEVARAVKVLMEQSCEEGKKVGNRMNELKEAAAMALGKDGSSTRALSDLASMFEK